The following are from one region of the Anaerolineales bacterium genome:
- a CDS encoding ComEC/Rec2 family competence protein, with product MTLFYLCVFWMAGIGLAPILGLPFAAALTAGVSFFLLAFTLRRLRIAILGLAFFFLGSARLSAAQPKPGPGFVGAYLNASGVYEVVLEEDPIPKGGGFRIRARVERILPDGETEIRDLEGAVLVFFPRPPEGWRPRCGDRLVLYARLQPPPEIRGFDYALYLARQGVFGVLEDPVLRSSSPGSADPLRAALFAVRRRAQAVLRRLFPEPECALLAGILLGDESGIPLPVQDAFARTGTSHIVAISGFNISIIAGIFLALTKRLPRRIPGWLIAVLGIALYTVLVGAAASVVRAAVMGGMAMFGRSQGRRSHGLTSLAFAGAAMTAFSPWALWDIGFQLSFAAALGLILYADPLQNGAERLLRRLSKEKARALASAAGEIFLMTAAAQITTLPLMLYYFSSLSLSAFAVNPLILSVQPMVMIGGGLALMLGMVWLPAGQALAWAGWAPTAYTIRVVEWGADFSSLWLPTRHIPPSWIAVYYLALFGGTALSAFGKFPRPAWGKTIAAKACSLAVPVLAAGAYLAWGVFFNLPDGRLHLTVLATGGEAMLLRSPSGGTVLIDAGGDPNLLASGLGRILGYGPQRLDWVVVGSAAAESASALGEIGERYEIGGVLIPAGTDRNRKTLAGFLTACVERGIPVVEAGEGFGLDLGGGSRLRVLGQGEAGVILAVEYGAARWLILDGLDEELSGRMLTQGRVPAAQIAVFPYSVKKSGGLSEWLGAARPSAGIWPFEADLGWPEGTDLLRTDARGWIELATDGVRLWVRVEK from the coding sequence ATGACGCTCTTTTATCTTTGCGTATTCTGGATGGCCGGAATCGGTTTGGCGCCCATCCTGGGCTTGCCGTTCGCCGCCGCATTGACTGCCGGAGTGTCGTTTTTCCTATTGGCTTTCACCCTCCGGAGGCTGCGGATTGCGATTCTCGGCTTGGCGTTTTTTTTCCTCGGAAGCGCGCGCCTCTCCGCAGCCCAACCCAAACCCGGACCCGGATTCGTCGGAGCCTACCTGAATGCCTCCGGCGTCTACGAAGTCGTCCTGGAGGAGGATCCGATTCCCAAGGGAGGCGGATTCCGAATCCGCGCGCGCGTGGAGCGGATACTCCCGGACGGCGAAACGGAGATCCGCGATTTGGAGGGGGCGGTGCTGGTGTTTTTTCCCCGTCCTCCCGAGGGCTGGAGGCCGCGCTGCGGCGACCGGCTCGTGCTGTACGCCCGCCTGCAGCCGCCCCCGGAAATCCGGGGATTCGATTACGCCCTCTACCTCGCGCGCCAGGGGGTATTCGGCGTCCTGGAGGATCCGGTTCTGCGGTCGTCTTCGCCGGGATCGGCCGATCCGTTGCGGGCCGCGCTGTTCGCCGTCCGCCGCCGCGCCCAGGCGGTTTTGCGCCGGCTGTTTCCCGAGCCGGAATGCGCTCTGCTGGCGGGGATTCTGCTCGGCGACGAATCCGGCATTCCCCTTCCGGTCCAGGATGCGTTTGCGCGGACCGGCACCTCCCACATCGTGGCGATCTCCGGATTCAACATCTCGATCATCGCCGGAATCTTCCTCGCGCTGACCAAACGGCTTCCGCGCCGGATCCCCGGCTGGCTGATCGCCGTCCTCGGAATCGCGCTTTACACCGTCCTGGTCGGGGCGGCGGCGTCGGTCGTCCGCGCGGCGGTCATGGGCGGCATGGCGATGTTCGGCCGCTCGCAGGGGCGGCGCTCGCACGGATTGACCTCGCTGGCCTTCGCCGGCGCGGCGATGACGGCGTTTAGCCCTTGGGCGCTGTGGGACATCGGATTTCAATTGTCCTTCGCCGCGGCGCTGGGGCTCATCCTCTACGCCGATCCGCTGCAGAACGGAGCGGAGCGTTTGCTGCGCCGCCTCTCGAAAGAAAAGGCCCGCGCGTTGGCGTCGGCGGCGGGCGAGATATTCCTGATGACGGCGGCGGCGCAGATCACCACCCTGCCGCTCATGCTGTATTACTTCAGTTCGCTTTCCCTCAGCGCCTTCGCCGTCAACCCGCTCATCCTTTCGGTTCAGCCGATGGTGATGATCGGCGGCGGATTGGCGCTGATGCTCGGGATGGTTTGGCTTCCGGCCGGACAGGCGCTGGCTTGGGCCGGCTGGGCGCCGACGGCGTATACGATCCGCGTGGTGGAATGGGGGGCGGATTTCTCTTCCCTCTGGTTGCCGACCAGACATATCCCGCCGTCCTGGATCGCCGTGTATTACCTGGCGCTGTTTGGGGGGACCGCGCTGTCGGCGTTCGGAAAATTTCCGCGACCCGCATGGGGGAAGACGATTGCGGCAAAAGCCTGCTCCCTCGCGGTCCCGGTCCTCGCCGCGGGCGCTTACCTCGCTTGGGGAGTCTTTTTCAACCTGCCCGACGGCCGCCTGCATCTGACGGTGCTTGCCACCGGTGGGGAGGCTATGCTGCTGCGGTCTCCCTCCGGCGGAACGGTGCTGATCGACGCCGGCGGGGACCCCAACCTCCTCGCCTCCGGGTTGGGACGGATCCTCGGCTACGGCCCGCAGCGGTTGGATTGGGTCGTGGTCGGATCCGCCGCCGCGGAAAGCGCATCCGCGCTCGGCGAAATCGGGGAGCGCTACGAGATCGGCGGCGTGCTGATCCCCGCCGGCACGGACCGAAACCGAAAAACCCTGGCCGGTTTTCTCACCGCCTGCGTGGAACGGGGAATCCCGGTCGTGGAAGCCGGCGAAGGTTTTGGGCTTGACCTCGGCGGCGGGTCGCGGCTGAGGGTTCTGGGGCAGGGGGAGGCGGGAGTGATCCTCGCCGTGGAATACGGAGCGGCGCGCTGGTTGATTCTCGACGGGCTGGACGAAGAACTCAGCGGCCGGATGCTGACTCAGGGCAGGGTGCCGGCCGCGCAGATCGCCGTATTCCCGTATTCCGTGAAGAAAAGCGGCGGTCTTTCGGAATGGCTGGGCGCAGCCCGGCCGTCGGCGGGCATCTGGCCGTTCGAAGCGGATTTGGGCTGGCCGGAAGGGACCGACCTGTTGCGGACGGACGCTCGGGGGTGGATCGAGCTGGCGACCGACGGGGTTCGTCTTTGGGTGCGGGTGGAAAAGTAG
- a CDS encoding diacylglycerol kinase family lipid kinase, with protein MTRYSVIVNPTSGRGEGGFNIPKAKQLLSALGVTFDLARTERPMHAVELARRAAGEGYDVVVSMGGDGTANEVLNGLMQAKLAGEGEAAMGIITVGRGNDFGHGIDVPRGLEPSCRILAAGKRKRMDVGKVTGGLFPQGRYFGNGIGIGFDTIVGFEAAKLTWLSGFPSYLAAALKTIFLYFRAPLLRITHDGGTIEQPALMVSVMNGRRMGGSFHMAPQSKNDDGKFTVCLAGQVSRAGIFLLIPRFIQGTQAGHPAIRYLETSKLEVEALSGTIAAHADGETLSTDAPRMSAEIFPRAIDVIVGG; from the coding sequence ATGACCCGATACAGCGTCATCGTCAATCCCACGTCCGGCCGCGGTGAAGGCGGATTCAACATCCCCAAGGCCAAGCAGCTCCTCAGCGCGCTCGGCGTCACCTTCGACCTTGCCCGCACCGAACGGCCGATGCACGCCGTGGAACTGGCCCGCCGCGCGGCGGGTGAAGGGTACGACGTGGTCGTCTCGATGGGCGGGGACGGAACCGCCAACGAGGTGCTGAACGGCCTGATGCAGGCCAAGCTGGCCGGCGAGGGCGAAGCCGCGATGGGGATTATCACCGTCGGCCGGGGGAACGATTTCGGGCACGGGATCGACGTCCCCCGCGGGCTGGAACCCTCCTGCCGGATCCTGGCGGCCGGGAAGCGCAAGCGGATGGACGTCGGCAAGGTCACCGGCGGCTTGTTCCCGCAAGGCAGATATTTCGGGAACGGGATCGGGATCGGGTTCGACACCATTGTCGGATTCGAAGCCGCAAAACTTACCTGGCTGTCGGGGTTTCCCTCCTACCTGGCCGCCGCGCTGAAAACCATCTTCCTCTACTTCCGCGCCCCGCTCCTTCGGATCACGCACGACGGCGGAACGATCGAACAACCCGCGCTGATGGTCTCGGTGATGAACGGGCGGCGGATGGGCGGTTCGTTCCACATGGCGCCGCAATCGAAGAACGACGACGGGAAATTCACCGTGTGCCTCGCCGGGCAAGTCAGCCGGGCGGGGATTTTCCTGCTGATCCCGCGCTTCATCCAGGGCACGCAGGCCGGGCATCCGGCGATCCGCTACCTGGAAACCTCCAAACTGGAGGTGGAAGCCCTGAGCGGGACGATCGCGGCCCACGCCGACGGGGAAACCCTCTCGACCGACGCCCCCCGGATGTCCGCCGAAATCTTCCCCAGGGCGATCGACGTCATCGTCGGCGGATAG
- a CDS encoding MFS transporter, which yields MAGNSDLRRSMRIPRNLLAVSLGSLFTDISSEMIFHLLPLFLTNVLGAKTSVVGLIEGVAESTASLTRLLSGWLSDKLGKRKALTVFGYSLSAVVKPFFLLAGSWPAVLFLRFADRIGKGIRTAPRDALVADSVRAENRGFGFGLHRAADTLGAAIGLAAAAAVAYAAGPSEAVLQADTFRLAIWISILPAFLGVLSLILIARDVPVGPRTPAAPGQLPAAPSPRRTFSPRLIGFFLVVSLFTLGNSSDSFLVLRAQDRGLSVFQVLLAVFVFNAVYTLASAPAGSRSDAVGRGKVLVIGWLVYALVYLGFAAAGASWQIWILYALYGLYYAMVEGTARAYVADLTVPETRGTAYGIFNAAVGIMAFPASLIAGILWQGISTWQGFGASAPFYFGSAMAIVAVVLTVFWLPRLAKE from the coding sequence ATGGCTGGGAATTCCGATCTTCGACGATCCATGCGCATCCCCCGCAACCTCCTGGCGGTCTCGCTGGGCTCGCTATTCACCGACATCTCCTCGGAAATGATCTTTCATCTCCTGCCGCTGTTCCTGACCAACGTGCTGGGGGCGAAAACGTCGGTCGTCGGACTGATCGAGGGCGTCGCGGAAAGCACCGCCAGCCTCACCCGGCTTCTTTCCGGATGGCTTTCCGACAAGCTCGGAAAACGCAAGGCGCTGACCGTCTTCGGATACTCGCTTTCGGCGGTCGTCAAGCCGTTTTTCCTGCTGGCAGGCTCCTGGCCGGCGGTCCTGTTCCTGCGGTTTGCGGACCGGATCGGCAAGGGGATCCGCACCGCGCCGCGCGACGCGCTGGTCGCGGATTCGGTCCGGGCTGAAAACCGGGGTTTCGGATTCGGATTGCACCGCGCGGCGGACACCTTGGGGGCGGCGATCGGCTTGGCGGCCGCGGCGGCGGTCGCCTATGCGGCCGGCCCTTCGGAGGCGGTCTTGCAGGCGGATACGTTCCGTTTGGCGATCTGGATCAGCATCCTCCCCGCTTTCCTGGGAGTGCTCAGCCTGATCCTTATCGCCCGCGACGTTCCGGTCGGGCCCCGGACGCCGGCGGCGCCCGGGCAATTGCCGGCGGCCCCGTCCCCCCGGCGCACCTTCAGCCCGCGCCTGATCGGATTCTTCCTCGTCGTCTCGCTGTTCACGCTCGGCAACTCTTCGGATTCCTTCCTCGTCCTGCGGGCGCAGGACCGCGGACTGAGCGTCTTTCAGGTCTTGCTGGCCGTTTTCGTGTTCAACGCGGTCTACACGCTCGCCTCCGCTCCGGCCGGATCGCGTTCGGATGCGGTCGGACGCGGCAAGGTCCTGGTGATCGGCTGGCTGGTGTACGCGTTGGTGTACCTTGGGTTTGCCGCCGCCGGGGCTTCCTGGCAGATTTGGATTCTCTACGCGCTGTACGGCCTGTATTACGCGATGGTCGAAGGCACCGCCCGCGCCTACGTCGCCGACCTGACCGTGCCGGAAACCCGCGGCACCGCCTATGGAATTTTTAACGCCGCGGTCGGGATCATGGCTTTTCCGGCGTCGCTGATCGCGGGGATTCTATGGCAGGGGATTTCGACCTGGCAGGGGTTCGGGGCGTCCGCGCCTTTCTACTTCGGATCGGCGATGGCGATCGTCGCCGTCGTCCTCACCGTCTTCTGGCTGCCGCGGCTGGCGAAGGAGTGA
- a CDS encoding 1-acyl-sn-glycerol-3-phosphate acyltransferase, which yields MNIAQTVVYSPIRALGRTLCRVHDEELARIPHQGPLLIVANHVNFLDVPIFYTHLIPRSVTGFAKIETWKNPAIGLLFSLGGAIPIRRGVVDRTAFGRARDALRAGRILAIAPEGTRSGDGRLQKAQTGVSVLALESGAPVLPVAYYGGENFRRNIVRLVRTDFHFRVGTPFRVRLEGGRPTREARENITADIMYRLAALMPPEYRGHYADLSKATNRYLVDSNDCHSPRIS from the coding sequence ATGAACATCGCGCAGACGGTGGTGTATTCTCCGATCCGGGCCCTCGGCCGGACCTTGTGCCGCGTGCACGACGAAGAACTCGCGCGGATACCGCATCAGGGTCCGCTGTTGATCGTCGCCAACCACGTGAATTTTCTCGACGTCCCGATTTTCTACACCCACCTGATCCCCCGCTCGGTCACCGGATTCGCCAAGATCGAAACCTGGAAGAACCCGGCGATCGGCTTGCTTTTCTCGCTCGGCGGAGCGATCCCCATCCGCCGCGGCGTGGTCGACCGCACCGCCTTCGGGCGGGCGCGCGACGCCCTGCGCGCGGGACGGATTCTGGCGATCGCGCCGGAGGGCACCCGCAGCGGAGACGGCCGCCTGCAAAAGGCGCAAACCGGCGTCTCCGTGCTGGCGCTCGAGAGCGGCGCACCGGTCCTCCCGGTAGCGTACTACGGCGGAGAGAATTTCCGGCGCAACATCGTCCGCCTTGTCCGGACCGATTTCCACTTCCGGGTCGGGACTCCCTTCCGCGTGCGCCTGGAGGGCGGCCGCCCGACCCGCGAGGCGCGCGAAAACATCACCGCCGACATCATGTACCGGCTGGCGGCGTTGATGCCGCCGGAGTACCGCGGCCATTATGCGGATCTCTCCAAGGCGACCAACCGCTATTTGGTAGATTCCAACGATTGCCATTCACCGCGCATCTCCTAG